One window from the genome of Gimesia aquarii encodes:
- a CDS encoding tetratricopeptide repeat protein gives MFLKTDFKKLISLFALTLLTTMFLNISTLFAEEWIGRKFMPKYGAIFFKQGIEIPASGLTFPIVITSTDRDLLTFGNISIKKDHVVPLRDSLAYYTKLLMNNQTKEWAFYNRGIVRNYIGEYDKAIKDFTEVIHLNQSNAEAFNARGIAWWNKLEEDPALKDYSEAIRLNPNVALFYRNRGDTLSIIREDDKAIKDFTEAIRLEPKRPEHFIRRGMAYLLKKGDEYDNAIKDFTQAIRLDPKNTLALGFRRRSYERIGEYKLAINDLTQWNQIAQNDPMSFRELAYALATYPESQHRDGKQAVKLARIACEMTDYKSVYCIDILAIAYAELGDFEQAIKYEKMAIQKCSKKHYKNEFIRKLELFKSGIPYHQKKRK, from the coding sequence ATGTTTCTAAAAACTGATTTTAAAAAACTAATCTCACTGTTTGCACTTACCTTGTTAACTACGATGTTTCTGAATATTTCGACACTCTTCGCTGAGGAGTGGATTGGTCGGAAGTTTATGCCTAAATACGGAGCAATTTTTTTTAAACAAGGTATTGAGATACCTGCTTCTGGATTAACGTTTCCAATAGTAATTACAAGTACTGATCGAGATTTATTAACCTTTGGAAATATATCGATAAAAAAAGATCATGTTGTTCCATTAAGAGACTCATTAGCATATTACACAAAACTTCTTATGAACAACCAAACGAAAGAATGGGCTTTCTATAATCGTGGTATTGTTCGGAATTACATAGGCGAGTATGACAAAGCAATAAAAGATTTCACTGAGGTAATCCATCTTAACCAAAGCAATGCTGAGGCCTTCAATGCTCGCGGGATTGCTTGGTGGAATAAATTAGAAGAGGATCCCGCATTAAAAGATTATTCCGAAGCAATCCGGCTTAATCCTAATGTTGCTTTGTTTTACCGTAATCGTGGAGATACATTGTCTATAATAAGGGAAGATGACAAAGCAATAAAAGATTTTACCGAAGCGATTCGCTTAGAGCCGAAGAGACCTGAGCATTTTATTAGGCGAGGTATGGCTTACCTTTTGAAAAAAGGTGATGAGTATGATAATGCAATTAAAGACTTTACCCAAGCAATTCGTCTCGATCCAAAAAATACATTAGCCTTAGGATTCCGTAGACGCTCATATGAAAGGATTGGTGAATATAAACTTGCGATAAATGACTTAACTCAATGGAATCAGATCGCACAAAATGATCCAATGTCCTTCCGAGAATTAGCATATGCATTAGCGACATACCCTGAAAGTCAACATCGTGACGGCAAGCAAGCTGTAAAACTGGCTAGGATTGCATGTGAGATGACAGACTACAAGAGCGTCTACTGCATCGACATTCTTGCAATTGCATATGCTGAATTAGGTGATTTTGAACAAGCAATTAAATACGAGAAAATGGCCATTCAAAAATGCAGTAAGAAACATTATAAAAACGAATTTATTAGAAAACTCGAACTTTTTAAATCAGGCATTCCATATCACCAAAAGAAACGAAAATAA
- a CDS encoding terminase small subunit, translated as MKKTEPVKCVIGFNAAAERWDVSDKTIQNWIKKGLPVSGTQRKRVFDVSECDAWVASYRDEKADRESQKLNEELKKEKLLQEKLKRKDLERKDLIADEKLISREEYELFAAECVIEARDQMLTLPKEMRRHLCKKCQSKVKEMQTMIEQTLLRLSVIEEGPKK; from the coding sequence GTGAAAAAAACGGAGCCGGTCAAATGTGTCATTGGATTTAATGCTGCTGCCGAACGATGGGACGTTAGCGACAAGACGATCCAGAACTGGATCAAAAAAGGACTTCCGGTTAGTGGAACTCAACGAAAGAGAGTGTTCGATGTTTCTGAGTGTGATGCGTGGGTGGCATCTTATCGCGATGAGAAAGCAGACAGAGAATCCCAGAAGCTCAACGAAGAACTCAAAAAAGAGAAGCTGCTTCAGGAGAAATTGAAGCGGAAGGACCTGGAGCGTAAAGATTTAATCGCAGATGAGAAGCTGATCAGTCGGGAAGAATACGAGTTGTTTGCCGCGGAATGTGTGATCGAAGCCCGCGACCAGATGTTGACACTACCAAAAGAGATGCGGCGGCATCTCTGCAAAAAGTGCCAGTCAAAAGTGAAAGAGATGCAAACAATGATTGAGCAGACATTGCTGCGGTTATCTGTGATCGAAGAGGGACCCAAAAAATGA
- a CDS encoding WD40 repeat domain-containing protein — translation MESNLKLSTKTENKTEQRLSSRSFCFSIFSAMVYATFALAILESSEVLAQKKNTDDPKGIVSIQPLGKPMKHTGTIISVAFSPDGNKVITGSFDGTARLWDVMSGQPIGEPLLHEDRVHSVAFSPDGKTVATASRDNTARLWHANNGQAKAKILKHEMMLTKVVFSPDGKSLISIGHEPIARLWDATSGDLRGKLIGHKSFMNAVGFSPDSKTIVTGSTDKTARLWDVSSYQQIGKPLQHQDVVNVVAFSPNGKKLVTATSNHAALLWDVNSGQQIGKLPQDKRDVNLAAFSTDSKTVFTISDYGTPKLWDASNGKLKGKPLNRGRHIRAVAFSPDLTTVITSAETTRLWDSISGLQTGKLHGDIGLVLTAVFSPDGKKVLMGSFEGTARVWKIP, via the coding sequence ATGGAAAGTAACTTAAAACTATCTACTAAAACTGAAAATAAAACAGAACAGCGACTCTCTTCTAGGTCCTTCTGCTTTTCGATTTTTAGCGCCATGGTGTATGCTACTTTTGCTTTAGCAATTCTTGAAAGTAGTGAGGTCTTGGCACAGAAAAAAAATACTGACGATCCAAAGGGAATTGTAAGTATTCAACCACTTGGGAAACCCATGAAGCATACTGGGACCATCATAAGTGTGGCCTTCAGTCCCGATGGCAATAAAGTAATTACTGGAAGTTTCGATGGTACTGCTCGTTTATGGGATGTGATGAGTGGTCAACCGATAGGAGAGCCACTCCTACACGAAGATAGAGTTCATTCAGTGGCCTTCAGCCCCGATGGTAAAACCGTGGCTACGGCCAGTAGGGACAATACAGCGCGTCTATGGCATGCTAATAATGGTCAAGCAAAAGCAAAGATACTTAAGCATGAAATGATGTTAACTAAAGTGGTCTTCAGCCCTGACGGCAAATCACTGATTTCTATCGGTCACGAGCCGATAGCACGGTTGTGGGACGCTACCAGCGGAGATCTGAGGGGGAAGCTAATCGGACATAAAAGCTTTATGAATGCAGTAGGGTTTAGCCCCGATAGTAAAACTATCGTAACGGGTAGTACGGATAAAACTGCTCGTTTGTGGGATGTGTCCAGTTATCAACAGATTGGAAAGCCACTCCAGCATCAAGATGTTGTCAACGTAGTCGCATTCAGTCCCAATGGTAAAAAGTTGGTAACGGCAACATCAAATCACGCAGCGCTGTTGTGGGATGTGAACAGCGGTCAACAGATCGGGAAACTACCACAGGATAAAAGAGATGTTAATCTAGCAGCATTCAGTACTGACAGTAAAACTGTGTTTACGATAAGTGACTATGGTACTCCAAAGTTGTGGGACGCTTCCAACGGAAAGCTAAAGGGGAAGCCACTCAATCGTGGTCGGCATATACGTGCAGTCGCATTTAGTCCCGATCTAACGACTGTGATCACGTCTGCTGAGACGACTCGCCTGTGGGATTCTATTAGTGGTCTGCAGACAGGAAAGCTTCATGGAGATATAGGATTAGTCTTAACGGCGGTCTTCAGTCCAGATGGTAAGAAAGTGCTTATGGGGAGTTTCGAAGGCACTGCACGTGTTTGGAAAATACCATAA
- a CDS encoding host-nuclease inhibitor Gam family protein — translation MKSLTANDRPAAELLGPDPVIQTEEDLDKALNELSFLNAFDQSVNATCTRYIEKLKQESEQRKYILIDDQDLVTIESRRELLNERVNEYCKANRSSLMEGKKKTKSFPHGSVSFKDQPAKVEYRSGLKEADSLTLLDKLMQSSLVEQITAWLMSICVFGKNKEARLLSEVVELKPKLSVSKIKKAFEEKRLTADHLKQLGLKYSKGKEQLTIKPAEYKPG, via the coding sequence GTGAAAAGCCTCACCGCCAATGATCGACCCGCTGCGGAATTGCTGGGACCGGATCCCGTCATTCAGACGGAGGAAGATCTCGACAAGGCTTTAAATGAGCTGTCATTCCTGAACGCCTTTGACCAGTCGGTCAATGCGACTTGCACCAGGTATATCGAGAAACTCAAACAGGAATCTGAACAGCGCAAATATATTTTGATCGATGATCAAGACCTTGTCACGATTGAAAGCCGGAGAGAGCTGCTCAATGAGCGAGTGAACGAGTATTGCAAAGCAAATCGATCGAGCTTGATGGAGGGTAAGAAGAAAACCAAATCGTTTCCACACGGTTCGGTGAGCTTCAAAGATCAGCCAGCCAAGGTGGAGTATCGATCTGGTCTGAAAGAAGCGGACAGTCTTACTCTATTAGATAAGCTGATGCAGTCATCGCTGGTTGAACAGATCACAGCCTGGTTGATGTCGATTTGTGTTTTTGGAAAGAACAAAGAGGCGCGCCTGTTATCTGAAGTCGTCGAACTCAAACCCAAGCTCAGTGTTTCGAAGATCAAAAAAGCATTCGAAGAAAAACGTTTGACGGCAGATCATTTGAAACAGCTCGGCTTGAAATATTCTAAAGGCAAAGAGCAGCTGACGATCAAGCCAGCCGAGTACAAGCCTGGCTGA
- a CDS encoding leucine-rich repeat domain-containing protein, producing the protein MATITNQSPNEPNPHQRRVAVAWDQLAKSSISESALNALRALTPPDCFPQTHSLTSFGEFDHLSVPHCPPTSTAVAALEHATSVTRLLLHAYPGDAVHLPNLEHHQSLDWLSLYGSQITGIHFTRTRKLHTSFLDLSRTTITDDCIAQLPEMPRIQRLVLTLTELSDIGLCRLSRFSTLRVLYVKYTRVTERGIADLRSMLPHCHVKRRVAGSPTK; encoded by the coding sequence GTGGCTACGATCACAAATCAATCTCCCAATGAGCCAAACCCACACCAACGACGTGTAGCAGTCGCTTGGGATCAGCTTGCGAAATCTTCGATCTCAGAATCGGCGCTGAATGCGCTAAGGGCCCTGACGCCCCCCGATTGTTTCCCCCAGACTCACTCATTGACATCGTTTGGTGAGTTTGATCATCTAAGTGTCCCCCACTGCCCTCCTACGAGCACCGCTGTTGCCGCTTTAGAACACGCGACGTCTGTGACGCGCCTGCTGCTTCATGCGTATCCCGGAGACGCGGTGCACCTGCCAAATTTAGAACATCACCAATCGCTCGACTGGCTTTCACTCTATGGCAGTCAAATCACAGGCATTCATTTCACCCGTACACGAAAACTACATACATCATTTTTGGATCTGTCACGGACCACAATCACTGATGACTGTATAGCTCAGTTGCCGGAAATGCCGCGAATTCAGCGCCTTGTCCTGACGTTAACTGAATTGAGTGATATTGGTCTTTGTCGACTGTCACGATTCTCAACTCTTCGCGTTCTCTATGTAAAATACACACGGGTCACAGAACGTGGTATCGCAGACCTAAGATCAATGCTCCCACATTGCCATGTTAAGCGGCGAGTAGCAGGTTCTCCGACCAAGTAA
- a CDS encoding toll/interleukin-1 receptor domain-containing protein: MANPVHVKIVKKGAEAIRIWRNVNPDSKRIYSKTILDLSEADLSEINLSKANLSKANLSEANLSEANLSEANLSEANLSRANLSRADLSQANLSKADLNWASLERTVLFDVDLSQACLIKSNLKVANTRGLNFDQACMSGINLSGADLRKANLTRAYLRGAKLMNANLEGANLFMADLNQADLSQAKLMDANFKFANVSYANLSGAFLKNADFSNANLKKANLNGANFNYANLSEANLIETNLSETNLNNAQLFYSTFTRVDLSLTIGLDSVKHYGPSSLGIDTLMKSKGKIPEIFLRGCGITDDFISYIPSHFAKSAIEFYSCFISYSHKDKSFARRLNDALQGRGIRCWLDDHQILPGDNIYERVDHGIRVWDKVLLCASKHSLTSGWVDDELKHAFAKEKQLFKERGHEVLSLIPLNLDSHLFSEWKHPKRNQIHERLAADFIGWKSDNAKFEEQFERVVKALQTKDSGREPDPIPKL, from the coding sequence ATGGCAAATCCTGTGCATGTAAAAATTGTAAAAAAAGGAGCTGAAGCCATCAGAATCTGGAGGAATGTAAACCCCGATTCTAAGAGGATTTACAGCAAGACTATTTTGGATTTGAGCGAAGCGGATTTAAGTGAGATCAATCTGAGCAAGGCTAATCTGAGCAAGGCTAATCTGAGTGAGGCTAATCTGAGTGAGGCCAATCTGAGTGAGGCCAATCTGAGTGAGGCCAATCTGAGCAGGGCCAATCTGAGCAGGGCTGATTTAAGCCAAGCCAATCTGAGTAAGGCCGATTTGAACTGGGCCAGTTTAGAGAGAACTGTTTTATTTGATGTGGATTTAAGTCAGGCATGTTTGATTAAGTCCAATTTGAAGGTGGCAAATACAAGGGGACTCAATTTTGACCAAGCTTGTATGAGTGGCATTAATTTGAGCGGGGCCGATTTGAGAAAAGCCAATTTGACTAGAGCTTATTTGAGAGGGGCCAAATTGATGAACGCCAACTTGGAAGGGGCTAATTTGTTCATGGCCGATTTAAATCAGGCTGATTTAAGTCAGGCGAAATTGATGGATGCCAATTTCAAGTTTGCCAATGTGAGTTATGCCAACTTGAGTGGGGCCTTTTTGAAGAACGCCGATTTTTCCAATGCCAATTTGAAGAAAGCCAATTTGAATGGGGCTAATTTTAATTACGCCAATCTGAGTGAGGCCAATCTGATTGAGACCAATCTGAGTGAGACCAATTTAAATAATGCACAGTTATTTTATTCTACTTTTACGAGAGTAGATTTATCGCTAACGATTGGATTGGATTCAGTTAAACATTATGGACCAAGTTCCCTGGGTATTGACACCTTGATGAAATCAAAGGGAAAGATCCCAGAGATTTTTCTACGAGGTTGTGGCATAACTGATGATTTTATTTCCTATATACCAAGCCATTTCGCAAAATCAGCGATTGAATTCTATTCTTGTTTTATCAGCTATAGCCATAAAGACAAGTCGTTCGCCCGTCGATTAAATGACGCACTTCAAGGAAGGGGAATTCGTTGTTGGCTCGACGACCATCAAATACTTCCGGGTGACAACATTTATGAACGCGTCGATCATGGAATACGTGTCTGGGATAAGGTTTTGCTTTGCGCTTCAAAACATTCTCTGACGAGTGGTTGGGTGGATGATGAATTAAAGCATGCTTTCGCAAAAGAAAAACAGCTCTTCAAAGAGCGGGGACACGAAGTTCTTTCCTTGATCCCATTGAATCTGGATAGTCATCTTTTTTCTGAATGGAAACATCCTAAACGAAATCAGATTCATGAACGATTAGCTGCAGATTTTATCGGTTGGAAATCTGACAACGCGAAATTTGAAGAACAATTCGAACGGGTTGTCAAAGCACTGCAAACGAAAGACTCTGGTAGAGAACCTGATCCCATTCCGAAGCTCTAA
- a CDS encoding LexA family protein, whose product MKKIMPRQKQILSFVRIFIAKSGHGPTVREIGGAFRMKSTNGASGHLKAIEAKDRLKRLEFMLRGIEVVDNFQIQFCGEVR is encoded by the coding sequence ATGAAAAAAATAATGCCAAGGCAAAAACAGATTCTCAGCTTCGTTCGAATCTTCATTGCGAAATCTGGACATGGTCCCACCGTGAGAGAAATCGGTGGTGCGTTTAGAATGAAATCAACCAACGGGGCTTCTGGGCATCTCAAAGCGATTGAGGCTAAAGACAGACTGAAACGTCTTGAGTTCATGCTGCGCGGGATTGAAGTCGTGGACAATTTCCAGATCCAGTTTTGCGGTGAAGTTCGATAA
- a CDS encoding DUF6193 family natural product biosynthesis protein, with amino-acid sequence METLLPRLNQPLDAATYPEFVSPPFAEQLATILASKAPEVFVTLPYRPAYADASGNNGSVHVALIPGEHNLLTEIRRGGITIGLIDCDTIQEVSDVFIEWLRSPLNSRDAVKLWPKARIRADAELFEVDDKIDRYWNSIIHLDGGTDEPFLLEAARIPILRGLLPTSSMSILGFSRCTEYPYTDDCPTTQPLGDGKYRITLIDGSTHDIIGALDAARFVANNLPEGTERAIVGTADDLKSGD; translated from the coding sequence ATGGAAACGTTGCTTCCACGCCTCAACCAACCGCTAGATGCGGCAACTTATCCTGAGTTCGTCTCCCCTCCATTTGCGGAACAACTAGCAACAATCCTCGCGTCCAAAGCACCGGAGGTATTTGTCACGTTGCCATATCGACCCGCGTACGCCGATGCCTCCGGCAACAACGGATCGGTTCACGTTGCACTAATCCCCGGCGAGCACAACTTGTTGACCGAGATTCGCCGTGGCGGCATCACAATTGGCCTTATCGACTGCGACACGATTCAAGAAGTGAGTGACGTTTTCATCGAATGGTTGCGTTCGCCCCTGAACTCACGAGATGCAGTGAAACTGTGGCCGAAAGCTCGCATTCGCGCTGACGCCGAGCTCTTCGAGGTAGATGACAAAATAGACAGGTACTGGAATTCGATCATTCACCTAGATGGTGGGACTGATGAACCGTTTCTACTTGAGGCCGCACGAATCCCAATTCTTAGAGGCTTGTTGCCTACATCCAGCATGAGCATATTGGGATTTAGCCGTTGTACCGAGTACCCATATACAGATGACTGCCCAACAACCCAACCTCTCGGTGACGGCAAATATCGCATCACGCTTATTGACGGAAGCACGCACGACATCATCGGAGCTTTGGACGCGGCAAGATTTGTTGCCAACAATCTGCCAGAAGGAACAGAGCGCGCAATTGTCGGTACGGCCGATGACCTCAAAAGCGGAGACTAA